In one window of Halomarina pelagica DNA:
- a CDS encoding HalOD1 output domain-containing protein, with protein sequence MVMVDSSPATVSPEQLTTDDGVAYRAYHDMTHPGSLSITVMQAVGAVVDVDPMELDSLYEAVDPDALDELFCPGPDGQPSIDGRIRFRFAGCRVTVESNGTILVEP encoded by the coding sequence ATGGTTATGGTCGACTCATCGCCCGCAACGGTATCGCCGGAGCAGCTGACGACCGACGACGGGGTGGCGTACCGCGCGTACCACGACATGACGCATCCGGGATCGCTGAGCATCACGGTCATGCAGGCCGTCGGTGCCGTCGTCGACGTCGATCCGATGGAACTCGATTCGCTGTACGAAGCGGTCGATCCGGACGCGCTCGACGAGCTGTTCTGTCCCGGTCCGGACGGGCAACCGAGCATCGACGGCCGCATCCGGTTTCGCTTCGCGGGGTGTCGCGTCACCGTCGAGAGCAACGGGACGATCCTGGTCGAACCGTAG
- a CDS encoding Hsp20/alpha crystallin family protein translates to MAIRRTPFEEMERMFDQMRRSMFGTWDWNAPVQSRWESLPSGDANLRVETGEDGYLVHADLPGFERDELDLTFDDGVLTLSGAHEVADETSARRRSVFEQVTIPGEVLDDEITASYRNGVLEVHLPTAEREDDDDAHRIDIE, encoded by the coding sequence ATGGCAATCAGACGTACCCCCTTCGAGGAGATGGAACGGATGTTCGACCAGATGCGCCGCTCCATGTTCGGCACCTGGGACTGGAACGCCCCCGTCCAGTCGCGCTGGGAGTCGCTCCCGTCGGGCGACGCGAACCTGCGCGTCGAGACCGGTGAGGACGGCTACCTCGTCCACGCCGACCTCCCGGGCTTCGAGCGGGACGAGCTGGACCTCACCTTCGACGACGGGGTGCTGACGCTCTCGGGAGCCCACGAGGTCGCGGACGAGACCAGCGCGCGACGACGCAGCGTCTTCGAGCAGGTCACCATCCCCGGCGAGGTGCTCGACGACGAGATCACCGCCTCGTACCGCAACGGCGTGCTCGAAGTCCACCTCCCCACCGCCGAACGGGAGGACGACGACGACGCCCACCGCATCGACATCGAGTGA
- a CDS encoding class I SAM-dependent methyltransferase, whose product MDSTEVLRQWAERSGEYSPSYYAYYGPNEASERVRDLLDAVVGRDASVLELGCSSGRHLSHLHEHGYEDLHGIDVNDEAFRVMEETAPDLAASVSFHADAIENVVADFDDDQFDAVFSVETLQHVHPDNEWVFEELPRIAGDLVVTVEHEGKGKGGNEESEGEGEESEGQRGETGGNDERDDGGRGQDEPDVNYVNDEFPLYYRNWRRIFTDLGLVEVESEPVGQDTLRAFRPPRD is encoded by the coding sequence GTGGATTCTACCGAGGTGCTCCGACAGTGGGCGGAACGGTCGGGCGAGTACTCCCCGAGCTACTACGCCTACTACGGGCCGAACGAGGCGAGCGAGCGCGTTCGCGACCTCCTCGACGCCGTCGTCGGGCGGGACGCGTCCGTGCTGGAACTCGGGTGCAGTTCCGGCCGGCACCTCTCTCACCTGCACGAGCACGGCTACGAGGACCTCCACGGTATCGACGTCAACGACGAGGCGTTCCGCGTGATGGAGGAGACCGCACCCGACCTCGCCGCGAGCGTGTCGTTCCACGCCGACGCCATCGAGAACGTCGTCGCCGACTTCGACGACGACCAGTTCGACGCCGTGTTCTCCGTCGAGACGCTCCAGCACGTCCACCCCGACAACGAGTGGGTCTTCGAGGAACTCCCCCGGATCGCGGGCGACCTCGTCGTCACGGTGGAGCACGAAGGGAAGGGGAAGGGAGGAAACGAGGAGAGTGAAGGCGAAGGGGAGGAGAGTGAAGGCCAGAGGGGGGAGACGGGAGGAAACGACGAGCGGGACGACGGAGGGAGAGGACAGGATGAGCCCGACGTAAACTACGTCAACGACGAGTTCCCGCTGTACTACCGCAACTGGAGGCGGATCTTCACCGATCTGGGCCTCGTCGAGGTCGAGTCGGAACCGGTCGGACAGGACACGCTCCGGGCGTTCCGACCGCCGCGGGACTGA
- a CDS encoding SpoVR family protein translates to MSEPDRIRKQQVAASLREPVREAADLAGKLGLDPYPVNYWIIDYDDMNELIAYDGFQERYPHWRWGMKYDQQRKQRQFLGGKAFEIVNNDDPAHAFLQESNTTADQKAVITHVEAHSDFFKHNQWFGLFSDAPDAARMLASHARIVESYMDDPEIDREEVEEFIDHVLCLEDCIDQHEPFAPVASSADEPFEADDIAERLDQLGLSDEVKRQVFSDEWLESQRETPDEARFPAEPELDIVAFLRNHGKRYDREAGKAVDFEDWQREVLDVLRREAYYFAPQKMTKVMNEGWAAYWESMMMAEEGFADENEFVDYADHQSMVLASPGFNPYKLGKELWEYIENTTNRREVAETLLRVRGITWRNFHDRVDFDEVLDALEPDPIVAHVDSDSLDALDPEDPRVDAEALAAARAGEVDVDRYPWKVLTYEGLCERHYSLVKRQHRGFLKRLSQTELERIARYMFDDDRYGSVEEALADVDRSRGWDRMREIRESHNDVTFLDEFLTQEFVDENHYFTYEYTHTTRDYRATSTDVEDVKKKLMLRFTNFGKPTVAVEDGNYNNRNELLLAHQYNGVMLDVKQAQQVLERVFELWGRPVNLKTIVKELDDHDVEVARRRDREPTPEERGKLVRFDGEEFFVRDLPWDEVDHLAATDVDYDTKPDEWLA, encoded by the coding sequence CAGCAGGTGGCCGCCTCGCTGCGCGAGCCCGTACGGGAAGCGGCCGACCTCGCGGGGAAGCTAGGGCTCGATCCCTACCCCGTCAACTACTGGATCATCGACTACGACGACATGAACGAACTCATCGCCTACGACGGGTTCCAGGAGCGGTACCCGCACTGGCGGTGGGGGATGAAGTACGACCAGCAGCGCAAGCAGCGGCAGTTCCTCGGCGGCAAGGCGTTCGAGATCGTCAACAACGACGACCCCGCCCACGCCTTCCTCCAGGAGTCGAACACGACCGCGGATCAGAAGGCGGTCATCACGCACGTCGAGGCGCACTCGGACTTCTTCAAGCACAACCAGTGGTTCGGACTGTTCAGCGACGCGCCGGACGCCGCCCGGATGCTCGCCAGCCACGCGCGCATCGTCGAGTCGTACATGGACGACCCGGAGATCGACCGCGAGGAGGTCGAGGAGTTCATCGACCACGTGCTCTGTCTGGAGGACTGCATCGACCAGCACGAACCGTTCGCCCCGGTCGCGTCGAGCGCCGACGAGCCGTTCGAGGCCGACGACATCGCGGAACGGCTCGACCAGCTGGGCCTGAGCGACGAGGTCAAGCGGCAGGTGTTCAGCGACGAGTGGCTCGAATCCCAGCGCGAGACGCCCGACGAGGCGCGCTTCCCCGCGGAGCCGGAACTCGACATCGTCGCGTTCCTGCGAAACCACGGCAAGCGCTACGACCGCGAGGCGGGCAAGGCCGTCGACTTCGAGGACTGGCAGCGCGAGGTGCTCGACGTGCTCCGCCGGGAGGCGTACTACTTCGCCCCCCAGAAGATGACGAAGGTGATGAACGAGGGGTGGGCCGCCTACTGGGAGTCGATGATGATGGCAGAGGAGGGATTCGCCGACGAGAACGAGTTCGTCGACTACGCCGACCACCAGTCGATGGTGCTCGCCTCGCCGGGGTTCAACCCCTACAAGCTCGGCAAGGAGCTGTGGGAGTACATCGAGAACACGACCAACCGCCGGGAGGTCGCGGAGACGCTCCTCCGGGTTCGGGGCATCACGTGGCGGAACTTCCACGACCGGGTCGACTTCGACGAGGTGCTCGACGCGCTCGAGCCCGACCCCATCGTCGCGCACGTCGACTCGGACTCGCTCGACGCGCTCGACCCGGAGGACCCGCGCGTCGACGCGGAGGCGCTGGCGGCGGCGAGGGCGGGCGAGGTGGACGTCGATCGCTACCCGTGGAAGGTGCTCACCTACGAGGGGCTGTGCGAGCGCCACTACTCGCTGGTGAAGCGACAGCACCGGGGGTTCCTGAAACGCCTCTCGCAGACCGAACTGGAGCGCATCGCGCGCTACATGTTCGACGACGACCGGTACGGGAGCGTCGAGGAGGCGCTGGCCGACGTCGATCGCAGCCGCGGCTGGGACCGCATGCGCGAGATCCGCGAGAGCCACAACGACGTGACGTTCCTCGATGAGTTCCTCACCCAGGAGTTCGTCGACGAGAACCACTACTTCACCTACGAGTACACCCACACCACACGCGACTACCGCGCCACCAGCACGGACGTCGAGGACGTGAAGAAGAAGCTCATGCTCCGCTTTACGAACTTCGGCAAGCCGACGGTCGCCGTCGAGGACGGGAACTACAACAACCGCAACGAGCTGCTGCTCGCCCACCAGTACAACGGCGTCATGCTCGACGTGAAGCAGGCCCAGCAGGTGCTCGAACGCGTCTTCGAGCTGTGGGGGCGGCCGGTCAACCTGAAGACCATCGTGAAGGAACTCGACGACCACGACGTCGAGGTCGCCCGGCGGCGCGACCGCGAACCCACGCCGGAGGAGCGCGGGAAGCTCGTCCGCTTCGACGGCGAGGAGTTCTTCGTGCGCGACCTCCCGTGGGACGAGGTCGACCACCTCGCCGCGACCGACGTGGACTACGACACGAAGCCCGACGAGTGGCTCGCGTGA